From the Chloroflexota bacterium genome, one window contains:
- a CDS encoding phytanoyl-CoA dioxygenase family protein → MKVDRGQFMDQGYLIFRNLIPPDKLETMRASCETMLERQKANWARERGPDDPPGSEYDKARQPRVMMMRPGLIDAETANVVEDFWVADETLEVTSQLLCEPEPCITEMMMMCNPIRDWPGGTGWHRDIHPVDMAPLDALTADVMESGPRYTQWNVPLYDDSVLWVIPGSHRRRNTAQENAELLKDRAGPVTGGMPVELNAGDGVVYINYLNHTGSNYTTKKRRTLHGGHAIYGTYAELGFLENLAPWAAERFTSFAARGERMKDVTEAALRAVIARDESGYRAALATLQPGAGPHGRTTLTIYLSKVAKQVHILKDPAYGPLDDLHRWVEGEHPITLNWGPDFAGRFSAEEAATLWNRFEGMDAALQSDVDVFEPAFQARPMRYYFNELPAGVDAESFIAGW, encoded by the coding sequence GTGAAGGTAGACCGCGGCCAATTCATGGACCAAGGATATCTGATCTTTCGCAATCTCATTCCGCCGGACAAGCTCGAAACCATGCGCGCGAGCTGCGAAACGATGTTGGAGCGGCAGAAGGCGAATTGGGCGCGGGAGCGCGGGCCGGACGACCCGCCCGGCAGCGAATACGATAAGGCCCGTCAACCCCGCGTCATGATGATGCGCCCGGGTCTCATCGATGCCGAGACCGCCAACGTCGTGGAGGACTTCTGGGTCGCCGACGAGACCTTGGAAGTTACCAGTCAACTCCTTTGCGAACCTGAGCCTTGCATTACCGAAATGATGATGATGTGCAATCCCATCCGCGACTGGCCGGGGGGCACGGGCTGGCACCGGGACATACATCCTGTTGACATGGCTCCGCTGGATGCTCTGACAGCAGACGTTATGGAAAGCGGCCCAAGATATACTCAGTGGAACGTGCCACTCTATGACGATAGCGTGCTGTGGGTGATACCGGGCAGCCATCGACGGCGCAATACCGCACAGGAAAACGCCGAGTTGCTCAAAGACCGCGCCGGGCCCGTCACCGGCGGCATGCCGGTGGAGTTGAACGCCGGCGACGGCGTGGTCTACATCAACTATCTCAACCACACCGGTAGCAACTACACCACCAAGAAACGACGGACGCTCCACGGCGGCCATGCCATCTACGGTACCTACGCGGAACTCGGGTTCTTAGAAAACCTTGCGCCTTGGGCGGCTGAGCGGTTCACATCCTTTGCCGCGCGCGGCGAGCGCATGAAGGACGTCACGGAAGCGGCACTCCGCGCCGTAATCGCCAGGGACGAATCCGGCTACCGTGCGGCCTTGGCAACCCTGCAACCGGGCGCCGGCCCCCACGGCAGAACGACGCTTACGATTTATCTGTCTAAAGTCGCGAAGCAAGTACACATTTTGAAAGACCCCGCGTACGGCCCGCTGGACGATCTCCATCGGTGGGTCGAAGGCGAACACCCCATTACCCTGAATTGGGGGCCCGACTTCGCCGGGAGATTTTCCGCTGAGGAAGCGGCGACTCTGTGGAACCGGTTCGAGGGAATGGACGCCGCGCTTCAAAGCGACGTGGATGTGTTCGAACCGGCCTTTCAGGCGCGGCCCATGCGTTACTACTTCAACGAACTGCCGGCTGGTGTCGACGCTGAGTCGTTCATCGCGGGTTGGTAG
- a CDS encoding methyltransferase, whose translation MYASLQTADETTLPGPLMAGLGDVRILHPPGTFALSPASLISVQAIVGNQDLLKGIGLDWGTGSGCLAITAARIADVFHVAGLDISETSVATAYKNASYNAVSDKTSFFVANSYSPVDWRVRRALDSLERRVDFVLANPPASEDDDGFGFRREVLKGARKYMAAGGVVLLGGSSRYGQRAKRLCDEVPEFSYGGVISSTGWVPFDLARPDYLRYLKQYAAEEERGGLDYRFQCNRVHAGEPINARRALALFDATGLMPFMDWQMHLFRYNRN comes from the coding sequence ATGTACGCCTCCCTTCAGACCGCCGATGAAACAACGCTGCCCGGGCCATTGATGGCCGGTCTCGGTGATGTCCGCATTCTGCATCCCCCAGGGACTTTTGCCTTGTCACCGGCTAGCCTGATTTCGGTCCAAGCGATAGTGGGAAACCAGGACCTGCTCAAGGGTATCGGGCTGGACTGGGGCACCGGTTCCGGGTGTCTGGCGATCACCGCAGCCAGAATTGCCGATGTCTTTCACGTGGCCGGGCTGGACATCTCCGAGACGAGCGTGGCAACCGCCTACAAGAACGCCTCGTACAACGCCGTCAGCGACAAGACTTCGTTCTTCGTCGCCAACTCATACTCGCCAGTGGACTGGCGCGTGCGCCGGGCGCTCGATTCCCTGGAGAGGCGCGTCGACTTCGTGCTTGCAAATCCCCCTGCCAGCGAAGATGACGACGGCTTCGGCTTCCGACGTGAAGTGCTCAAGGGAGCACGAAAGTACATGGCAGCGGGCGGCGTAGTCTTACTCGGCGGGTCGTCTCGCTATGGCCAGAGGGCCAAGCGACTATGCGACGAGGTGCCCGAATTCAGCTACGGCGGGGTTATCTCAAGCACCGGCTGGGTCCCGTTTGATCTTGCCCGGCCGGACTACCTGCGGTATCTGAAGCAGTACGCAGCGGAGGAGGAACGCGGCGGTCTGGACTACCGCTTCCAATGCAACCGTGTTCACGCCGGAGAGCCGATCAACGCGCGACGCGCACTCGCGCTCTTCGATGCGACCGGCCTGATGCCGTTCATGGACTGGCAGATGCACCTGTTCAGATACAACCGGAATTAA
- a CDS encoding aspartate aminotransferase family protein, whose product MGQRHSEGGVAIEPEAGSPPTTATAELFEESSRYMPGGTSRLHYYYHPYPIYAQSGNGCYLTDVEGVERVDYLNNMTALIHGHANPVINLAIFHQLQRGSAYSEPSEPELELARLLVERVPSLEKIRFANSGTEGVMLAVKLARAFTGRSRIAKFEGFYHGYYDYVQVSYSSQPDTWGPADAPHSVASSGGLADSVESDVLTLPYNDRESVIRLLEQHGSDIAALLYDPLCNRAGFPLPQDDFLTFLREITRDYGIVLISDEVISFRVSYAGGAARFGGEPDLTVFGKIIGGGLPIGAVGGSAEIMSLLDPTAGPPVLASGGTYSGNPLSAIAGYAALSQLTPDAYTRLEELGDDLRTRANAVFADAGVPGQVSGAGSLIIVVPTDEPIVNYRSIPKGPETEARMRGLHRGLMDAGVIVSKEGLGALSTPMGQVEVDRFVDALARAAHQVAGL is encoded by the coding sequence ATGGGCCAGCGGCACAGCGAGGGGGGAGTTGCGATTGAACCGGAGGCAGGTTCGCCCCCTACCACTGCGACAGCTGAGCTATTTGAGGAGTCGTCCCGCTATATGCCGGGAGGCACGTCACGGCTGCACTACTACTATCATCCGTATCCCATCTATGCGCAAAGCGGGAACGGTTGCTACCTGACCGACGTGGAGGGTGTGGAGCGCGTTGATTACCTCAACAACATGACCGCGCTGATTCACGGCCACGCCAATCCGGTGATAAACCTGGCAATCTTTCACCAACTGCAGCGCGGCTCTGCGTATTCCGAACCGTCCGAGCCGGAACTGGAGCTTGCCCGTCTGCTCGTGGAACGGGTGCCCTCTTTAGAGAAGATCCGCTTTGCCAATTCCGGCACTGAAGGCGTAATGCTCGCGGTCAAACTGGCACGGGCGTTTACGGGACGCAGCCGCATCGCCAAGTTCGAGGGCTTCTACCACGGTTATTACGACTACGTACAGGTGAGTTACTCTTCTCAGCCGGACACATGGGGACCCGCGGACGCCCCCCACAGCGTGGCCAGCAGCGGCGGACTGGCGGACTCGGTTGAGTCCGACGTGCTGACGCTGCCCTACAACGACAGGGAATCCGTGATACGCCTGCTGGAACAACATGGGTCCGATATCGCGGCGCTGCTTTATGATCCACTTTGCAATCGGGCGGGCTTTCCGTTGCCGCAGGATGACTTTCTCACGTTCTTGCGCGAGATCACGCGGGACTACGGTATCGTGCTCATTTCCGACGAGGTGATCAGTTTTCGGGTGAGCTACGCAGGCGGCGCGGCCCGCTTTGGCGGCGAGCCAGATCTCACGGTCTTTGGTAAGATCATCGGCGGCGGCCTGCCGATTGGCGCCGTGGGCGGCAGCGCCGAGATTATGTCGCTGCTGGATCCCACGGCAGGGCCGCCCGTGCTCGCCTCCGGCGGCACGTACAGCGGCAACCCGCTCTCCGCGATCGCCGGTTATGCCGCTCTCTCCCAACTCACGCCGGATGCGTACACACGCCTGGAAGAACTAGGCGATGACTTGCGCACCCGCGCCAATGCGGTCTTTGCCGATGCAGGCGTGCCGGGGCAGGTCAGCGGCGCCGGATCGCTCATCATCGTCGTGCCGACGGATGAGCCAATCGTCAACTACCGCAGCATTCCTAAAGGACCTGAGACCGAAGCCCGTATGCGCGGACTGCATCGCGGACTCATGGACGCCGGTGTTATCGTCTCCAAAGAGGGCCTCGGGGCGCTCTCTACGCCGATGGGACAGGTTGAGGTTGATCGCTTCGTTGACGCCCTGGCGCGGGCGGCACACCAGGTCGCCGGCCTGTAG
- a CDS encoding HAD family hydrolase, with the protein MSSTPRYAAVLSDIDGTLAPYGVLPSPPVIAGISAAARRCHVGLISSRDLHYVAAMAARFDLKGLQVADGGARIFRADTMETLDCVYLEPEDARTVLDAVARSPYSFSAVDDTTVVETVADIHHWRITRITVLPVPTADLPRFEELFPSERPVHVTRFPYESGRTWGVDITHKLGTKATAVHRYARMLGIRPAQIIGIGDGPNDVEFLQECGLRIAMGNAHSDLKAIAHWIAPDVTEHGILAALERFRDELG; encoded by the coding sequence ATGTCATCCACGCCGCGGTATGCTGCCGTGCTATCTGACATCGACGGCACACTCGCGCCCTACGGTGTCCTGCCCTCTCCTCCGGTGATCGCGGGGATATCCGCCGCGGCGCGGCGGTGTCATGTGGGCCTGATTTCCAGCCGGGACCTCCACTACGTTGCCGCCATGGCCGCGCGTTTCGATCTCAAGGGTCTGCAGGTTGCCGACGGCGGCGCGCGCATCTTCCGCGCCGACACCATGGAGACCCTCGACTGCGTCTACCTGGAACCGGAAGATGCGCGCACCGTGCTGGACGCCGTAGCACGGAGCCCCTATTCCTTCTCCGCCGTGGACGACACGACAGTGGTTGAGACCGTGGCGGACATTCACCACTGGCGCATCACGCGCATCACAGTCTTGCCGGTGCCCACGGCGGACCTGCCGCGTTTTGAAGAGCTCTTTCCGTCGGAGCGGCCTGTGCACGTCACGCGTTTTCCCTATGAATCCGGCAGGACGTGGGGCGTGGACATTACCCACAAACTCGGCACCAAGGCTACCGCCGTTCACCGTTACGCGCGCATGCTCGGCATCCGGCCCGCGCAGATCATCGGCATTGGCGATGGGCCCAACGACGTGGAATTCCTCCAAGAGTGCGGCCTGCGCATCGCCATGGGCAACGCCCATTCCGACCTCAAAGCCATTGCTCACTGGATCGCGCCGGATGTGACGGAGCACGGCATCCTGGCGGCGCTGGAGCGGTTCCGAGACGAGTTGGGGTAG
- a CDS encoding exonuclease domain-containing protein, whose product MLTFNSIDVETANADRASICQIGIVHVQGGRMEDQWETLVNPEDWFDPMNIMIHGIQESDVRHSPTLPDVRGELRDRLCGSVLVSHTAFDRVAFERAMVKYGLEKLRVTWLDSAMIARRAWPERYAQRGYGLKSIAEDLGISFRHHDALEDARAAAEIVLRACLNADMDIEGWLRRVDRPIVDSSAYSAKREGNVDGPLFGETVLFTGALGIPRRRAADIAAEAGCQVVNGVSTKVTMLVVGIQDETKLNGYLKSSKHRKVEELVKKGADIQILSEDDFSVLMDVDLSSSP is encoded by the coding sequence ATGTTGACATTCAATTCGATCGATGTGGAAACCGCAAACGCTGATCGTGCGAGCATCTGCCAAATCGGAATTGTGCATGTTCAGGGGGGAAGAATGGAAGATCAGTGGGAAACCTTGGTGAACCCAGAAGATTGGTTCGATCCAATGAACATAATGATTCACGGAATTCAAGAGAGTGACGTGAGGCATAGCCCTACGCTTCCCGATGTTCGCGGTGAGTTGCGTGATCGGCTGTGTGGATCTGTCTTGGTAAGTCACACTGCGTTTGATCGGGTCGCATTTGAGCGGGCTATGGTGAAGTATGGCTTGGAGAAGCTTCGAGTCACTTGGCTCGACAGTGCCATGATCGCCCGTCGAGCATGGCCGGAGCGCTATGCGCAAAGAGGTTACGGTCTCAAGAGTATTGCGGAGGATCTCGGAATCTCATTCAGGCATCACGACGCGCTTGAAGACGCCAGGGCAGCCGCTGAGATCGTGCTCCGAGCCTGTCTTAATGCAGATATGGACATTGAGGGGTGGCTGCGCCGGGTTGATCGACCTATCGTTGATTCTAGTGCATACTCCGCCAAACGAGAGGGAAATGTCGACGGGCCACTATTCGGTGAAACTGTCCTTTTTACCGGAGCACTTGGCATTCCGCGACGGAGAGCAGCCGACATAGCTGCAGAAGCCGGGTGCCAAGTGGTCAACGGTGTCAGTACAAAGGTAACGATGCTAGTCGTAGGTATCCAAGACGAGACCAAGCTGAATGGCTACTTGAAGAGCAGCAAACATCGAAAGGTGGAAGAATTGGTCAAGAAAGGTGCGGATATTCAGATTCTTTCGGAAGACGACTTTTCCGTACTTATGGATGTTGACCTATCAAGCTCTCCCTGA
- a CDS encoding GMC family oxidoreductase N-terminal domain-containing protein yields MRTPHIPRYADTVVIGGGTAGAAVAGLLAERGDQSVLLLEAGPDYGHQKEGRWPSDLLDGRVLASTHDWSFTSAATHGQPNHELQRAKVIGGCSAHNGCIAIWGSRADYDGWAAAGNDGWSTAEVIPYFERAMARLSVREFAPEEVTPFHGACLDAMVGSGIPRTANLNDLDEDIGAAIAPINIRNGVRWSTALAYLDPVRDLGNLTIVGDALVKKIGVRGSHAVSVEVVHAGQESTVEAGRIILCGGAYGSPAVLLRSGIGPGDELTALGVPVRLDLPGVGRNLHDHPGAIMLHHGTDLFNSLSTDFIAAGKTVFTEQSLAKARSRNCGEAFDLHIAPLTPPSPDKDGRWECAMYTAHMAPQSRGRLTLRDRSPESSPVIDTGYFTDPGDRDLAALLDGIALTREIARQPSFAELIGEELEETASMVTAEDVRRNGLHYYHPVGTCKMGPASEPEAVVDAMGKVHGIEGLHVVDASIMPNVPRGNTNLPTLMLAERIIAGVD; encoded by the coding sequence ATGCGCACGCCACACATACCTCGTTACGCGGATACGGTCGTCATCGGCGGCGGCACGGCGGGAGCCGCCGTGGCGGGACTGCTTGCCGAACGCGGCGACCAGTCGGTGCTGCTCTTGGAAGCCGGTCCGGACTACGGTCACCAGAAAGAAGGCCGCTGGCCCAGCGACTTGCTGGACGGTCGCGTGCTTGCCAGCACCCACGATTGGTCCTTCACCAGTGCGGCAACTCACGGCCAGCCAAACCACGAGCTCCAGCGTGCCAAGGTGATCGGGGGCTGTTCAGCCCACAACGGCTGCATCGCCATCTGGGGCAGCCGTGCCGACTATGACGGCTGGGCCGCCGCAGGCAACGACGGTTGGTCGACAGCAGAGGTTATCCCCTATTTCGAGCGAGCGATGGCAAGGTTGAGCGTGCGCGAGTTTGCCCCGGAGGAAGTTACTCCCTTTCACGGCGCGTGCCTCGACGCGATGGTCGGGAGCGGCATCCCCAGAACCGCCAATCTGAATGACTTGGACGAAGACATCGGCGCGGCGATCGCGCCGATCAACATCAGAAACGGCGTCCGCTGGAGCACGGCGCTCGCCTATCTCGATCCGGTGCGGGACCTGGGCAACTTGACCATAGTGGGCGACGCGCTCGTCAAGAAGATTGGAGTTCGCGGTTCGCATGCAGTTTCGGTCGAGGTAGTTCACGCAGGCCAAGAGTCAACGGTCGAGGCCGGACGCATAATCCTGTGTGGGGGTGCCTACGGCTCGCCCGCCGTTCTGCTCCGTTCCGGCATCGGCCCGGGCGATGAGCTGACTGCGTTGGGGGTCCCAGTCCGCTTGGACTTGCCCGGTGTCGGCCGCAACCTGCACGATCACCCGGGCGCAATCATGCTGCACCACGGCACAGATCTCTTCAATTCCCTCTCGACGGACTTTATCGCCGCCGGCAAGACGGTCTTCACGGAACAGAGCCTCGCCAAGGCGCGGAGCAGAAACTGCGGCGAGGCATTCGACCTGCACATTGCGCCCCTGACTCCGCCCTCTCCCGACAAGGACGGACGTTGGGAATGCGCTATGTACACCGCCCACATGGCGCCGCAGTCCCGAGGCCGTCTGACACTCCGCGACCGCAGCCCTGAGAGCAGTCCGGTGATCGATACCGGTTACTTTACGGATCCCGGAGACCGCGATCTTGCGGCACTGCTGGACGGCATCGCGCTGACCCGAGAAATCGCCCGCCAACCATCGTTTGCCGAGTTGATAGGTGAAGAACTGGAAGAAACAGCGAGTATGGTTACCGCTGAGGATGTGCGCCGCAACGGATTGCACTACTACCATCCGGTCGGCACGTGCAAGATGGGCCCGGCTTCAGAACCTGAAGCGGTAGTCGATGCAATGGGCAAAGTCCACGGCATAGAGGGTCTCCACGTCGTCGACGCCTCAATCATGCCTAACGTTCCCCGAGGGAACACCAACTTGCCCACGCTCATGCTCGCGGAGCGGATAATTGCCGGAGTCGACTAG